A region of Gemmatimonadota bacterium DNA encodes the following proteins:
- a CDS encoding DUF885 family protein, with product MGVAATRVRARSDGFPRVDASAQADRLAYWTRALAQFDSIPFAQLSPEEQINASVFRTSVVALANDVRYKTYEAPFNSDSFFWTEFTPRQGFGKVEDYRRFLTRLRDVPRYFGDQIVNMRAGLSRGFTIPRVSVEGRDQTIVPYTKGDSTNPLYVPFAEMPPSIAESERAALRSEAMTVMRDVVAPAYAQLLTFMRDEYLASARTVLAAVTLPDGPAFYQSQIEKFTTLPLTADQIHEQGKAEVARIRAEMEVVKGKAGFTGTMAEFFHFLRTDPQFYAKTPRELLSYSAYVSKKADYKLRETIGYLPRYRHGIIKVPDAIAPIYTGGRGGLDACMMNTYNLPARTLYTLAALTLHECTPGHSFQAALALEGPPRPEFRNQTYFSGYGEGWGLYTEWLGTVMGIYETPYEDFGRLTYEMWRACRLVIDTGIHKFGWSRQQAIDYLKENAALSEHEITTEIDRYISWPGQALAYKLGEMQIRRHRREAEAALGDKFDQRLFHDAILALGSVPLPVLEQRIKQFIADGGKNPPPASKAIQ from the coding sequence GTGGGAGTGGCGGCAACGCGAGTTCGGGCGCGGAGCGATGGCTTTCCGCGCGTCGACGCGAGCGCGCAAGCCGATCGCCTGGCCTACTGGACGCGTGCGCTCGCCCAGTTCGACTCGATTCCGTTCGCGCAGCTGTCGCCCGAGGAGCAGATCAACGCATCAGTCTTCCGCACCTCGGTCGTCGCGCTCGCCAACGACGTACGCTACAAGACGTACGAGGCGCCGTTCAACAGCGACTCGTTCTTCTGGACCGAGTTCACCCCGCGCCAGGGCTTCGGCAAAGTCGAGGACTACCGTCGCTTCCTCACGCGCCTGCGCGACGTCCCGCGCTACTTCGGCGACCAGATCGTCAACATGCGCGCCGGGCTGTCGCGCGGTTTCACCATCCCGCGTGTGAGTGTCGAGGGGCGCGACCAGACCATCGTCCCATACACAAAGGGCGATTCCACCAACCCGCTGTACGTCCCGTTCGCGGAGATGCCGCCTTCCATCGCCGAGAGCGAGCGTGCGGCGCTGCGAAGCGAGGCGATGACCGTGATGCGCGACGTCGTGGCACCGGCGTACGCCCAGCTCCTCACCTTCATGCGCGACGAGTATCTCGCCAGCGCGCGCACCGTACTCGCCGCGGTCACGCTCCCCGACGGCCCGGCCTTCTATCAGTCGCAGATCGAGAAGTTCACCACGCTCCCGCTCACCGCCGACCAGATCCACGAGCAGGGGAAGGCCGAGGTCGCGCGCATCCGTGCAGAGATGGAGGTGGTGAAGGGCAAGGCCGGCTTCACCGGAACGATGGCCGAGTTCTTCCACTTCCTGCGCACCGATCCGCAGTTCTACGCCAAGACGCCGCGCGAGCTGCTCTCCTACTCGGCGTATGTCTCCAAGAAGGCCGACTACAAGCTGCGGGAGACCATCGGCTACCTACCGCGTTACCGCCACGGGATCATCAAGGTCCCCGATGCCATCGCCCCCATCTACACCGGCGGGCGCGGCGGGTTGGACGCGTGCATGATGAACACCTACAACCTTCCGGCGCGCACGCTGTACACGCTCGCCGCGCTCACGCTGCACGAGTGCACGCCCGGGCACTCGTTCCAGGCCGCGCTCGCCCTCGAGGGGCCGCCGCGTCCCGAATTCCGCAACCAGACGTACTTCTCGGGCTACGGCGAGGGGTGGGGGCTGTACACCGAGTGGCTCGGCACGGTGATGGGGATCTACGAGACGCCGTACGAGGACTTCGGGCGCCTGACGTACGAGATGTGGCGCGCCTGTCGCCTCGTGATCGACACCGGCATCCACAAGTTTGGCTGGTCACGCCAGCAGGCGATCGACTACCTCAAGGAGAACGCCGCACTCTCCGAGCACGAGATCACGACCGAGATCGACCGCTACATCTCCTGGCCTGGACAGGCGCTGGCGTACAAGCTGGGTGAGATGCAGATCCGCCGGCACCGGCGCGAGGCCGAGGCGGCGCTGGGGGACAAGTTCGACCAGCGACTGTTCCACGACGCGATCCTGGCGTTAGGCTCGGTCCCGTTGCCGGTGCTGGAGCAGCGCATCAAGCAGTTCATCGCCGACGGGGGGAAGAACCCGCCACCGGCGTCGAAGGCGATCCAGTAG
- a CDS encoding SRPBCC domain-containing protein has product MSATEPVPTSDRELVLTRLIDAPRAALYRAWTEPELITQWFVPKPWSIALAETDVRAGGTSLIVMRDPEGTEYPNRGIYLEVVPNEKLVFTDAYTSAWEPSDKPFMTVTVTFEDEAGKTRYTARARHWTVADREQHEQMGFHVGWGFALTSWRTRGHIAETIVPDVGGAEPSGVRGPAPWGRWPAGRLQPRRIGMAFLQDLYPDDYSHCHGCGRLNPHGLHIKSEWRDGETVAHFMPGEYHIALPGYVYGGLLASLVDCHSIAAGAAAAMHAAGELPGRDETPRFVTGSLHVDYLKPTPMGIELVLRSRAEEVGGAQR; this is encoded by the coding sequence ATGTCCGCGACAGAACCCGTACCGACCTCCGACCGCGAACTGGTCCTCACGCGCCTGATCGACGCGCCGCGCGCCGCGCTTTATCGTGCGTGGACCGAGCCCGAACTCATCACACAGTGGTTCGTTCCCAAGCCGTGGAGCATTGCGCTCGCCGAAACCGACGTGCGCGCGGGGGGCACGTCGTTGATCGTGATGCGCGACCCCGAGGGGACGGAGTACCCGAATCGCGGGATCTACCTCGAGGTCGTTCCCAACGAGAAGCTGGTCTTCACCGACGCCTATACGTCGGCGTGGGAGCCGTCGGACAAGCCATTCATGACGGTGACCGTTACGTTCGAAGACGAGGCGGGGAAGACGCGCTACACCGCGCGGGCGCGCCACTGGACCGTGGCCGATCGGGAGCAGCATGAGCAGATGGGGTTCCACGTGGGGTGGGGATTTGCGCTGACCAGTTGGCGCACTCGCGGCCACATTGCAGAGACCATCGTCCCGGACGTGGGCGGCGCTGAGCCATCCGGCGTCCGGGGGCCAGCGCCCTGGGGTCGGTGGCCGGCAGGACGACTTCAGCCCCGACGAATCGGCATGGCATTCCTCCAGGATCTCTATCCCGACGACTACTCCCATTGCCACGGGTGCGGTCGCCTCAACCCGCACGGGCTGCACATCAAGAGCGAGTGGCGTGACGGAGAGACAGTCGCGCACTTCATGCCGGGGGAGTATCACATCGCCCTCCCGGGCTACGTGTATGGCGGGCTCCTTGCCTCACTGGTGGATTGCCATTCGATTGCGGCCGGTGCGGCGGCCGCGATGCACGCGGCGGGCGAGCTTCCCGGACGCGACGAGACGCCGCGCTTCGTGACCGGGTCGCTGCACGTCGACTACCTCAAGCCGACCCCGATGGGGATCGAGCTGGTGCTGCGGTCGCGCGCCGAGGAGGTGGGGGGCGCGCAAAGGTGA
- a CDS encoding antibiotic biosynthesis monooxygenase, with the protein MFGMIGKITALPGQRDALAAILAQGASTMPGCLSYIVSRDLANVDVLWVSEVWESEASHKASLALPSVREAIAKGRPLIASFETSARLGPVGGHGLVPTR; encoded by the coding sequence ATGTTCGGCATGATCGGCAAGATCACTGCGCTCCCTGGCCAGCGCGACGCGCTCGCCGCCATCCTCGCGCAAGGGGCCTCGACCATGCCCGGCTGCCTGAGCTACATCGTCTCCCGCGACCTCGCCAACGTGGACGTGCTGTGGGTGAGCGAGGTGTGGGAGTCGGAGGCGAGCCACAAGGCGTCGCTCGCCCTTCCCTCCGTGCGCGAGGCGATCGCGAAGGGGCGGCCGCTCATCGCCAGCTTCGAGACGTCGGCGCGTCTCGGGCCCGTCGGCGGACACGGGTTGGTGCCAACCCGTTAG